One Triticum dicoccoides isolate Atlit2015 ecotype Zavitan chromosome 4B, WEW_v2.0, whole genome shotgun sequence genomic window carries:
- the LOC119295226 gene encoding cysteine-rich receptor-like protein kinase 37, producing MNTEGNGQSVLSTLPKELPLDFLRTITNQFSEDRVLGTGAFGTVYTGVLPDGQHIAVKRLAENAPLPRDKAITNEVQNIMALKHDNIVKLVGFCHEGQKKVVLNNGRYIVADVFESLLCYEYLPKGSLQKNHFDRSNSMAWDTRFKIIKGICNGLLFLHRIPIIHMDLKPENILLDDNMNPRIADFGLSRLFGQEQTRANTQNVVGSYGYIAPEYLYRGEISTQSDMYSLGLLIIETTTGEKNQPKQNEPSARDFIENVRQNWTDGRIASRYSMLKANDLQEIKVCIKIGLECVQIDRKKRPSIEKVVQRLDGRCAN from the exons ATGAACACCGAAGGGAACGGGCAGAGTGTTCTAAGCACATTACCCAAGGAACTACCTTTAGACTTCTTGAGGACTATCACAAACCAGTTCTCAGAGGACCGTGTTCTTGGTACAGGTGCATTTGGAACAGTTTATACG GGAGTTCTGCCAGATGGACAACACATTGCTGTGAAGAGGCTTGCCGAAAATGCTCCCCTCCCCCGTGACAAAGCAATTACCAATGAGGTTCAGAATATCATGGCTCTCAAACATGACAACATAGTAAAGCTGGTTGGGTTTTGCCATGAAGGACAGAAGAAAGTAGTACTGAACAATGGGAGGTATATTGTTGCAGATGTTTTTGAAAGCCTACTCTGCTATGAGTATTTACCTAAGGGAAGCCTTCAGAAGAACCATTTTG ACAGATCCAATAGCATGGCTTGGGACACACGCTTCAAAATAATCAAGGGGATCTGCAATGGTTTACTTTTCCTTCATAGGATTCCCATTATCCATATGGACCTCAAGCCCGAAAATATATTGTTGGATGACAACATGAACCCAAGAATCGCGGATTTTGGACTTTCCAGACTCTTTGGCCAAGAACAAACACGGGCGAACACACAGAACGTTGTGGGATCATA TGGATACATAGCTCCAGAGTATCTGTACAGAGGTGAAATCTCCACCCAGTCAGACATGTATAGTTTAGGCCTACTAATCATCGAGACTACCACCGGCGAGAAGAATCAACCCAAACAGAACGAACCATCAGCAAGGGATTTTATTGAAAAC GTACGTCAAAATTGGACAGACGGGCGCATAGCATCCAGATACTCAATGTTAAAAGCAAATGACCTCCAGGAAATAAAAGTATGCATTAAAATTGGTCTAGAGTGTGTGCAGATTGATCGGAAGAAGAGACCTTCCATTGAAAAGGTTGTTCAGAGGCTCGACGGACGCTGTGCAAACTGA